In a single window of the Dreissena polymorpha isolate Duluth1 chromosome 3, UMN_Dpol_1.0, whole genome shotgun sequence genome:
- the LOC127874582 gene encoding 39S ribosomal protein L11, mitochondrial-like isoform X1, producing MSQGTKKMTKALKQVKKKIPPPPFLRTHIKAGEAVAAPPLGPSLGARNIQIGPFCKQFNEHTKDYKPGIPLPTVITLNPDRSVTIQTNKPPVSYYLRQAAGCRKGAIESHEVAGIVTLKHVYEIAKIKSADSCNRGKTLEEVCQSVIGTAHSIGIKVERSLDPKEYQEFLRNREVKLAEHEQKLEEIRQSKMLRL from the exons ATGTCACAGGGAACGAAAAAGATGACAAAAGCGTTAAAGCAGGTTAAAAAGAAAATACCACCGCCACCATTTCTTAGAACACACATAAAAGCAGGCGaggcagttgcagcaccaccccTAGGACCGAGTCTTGGAGCG AGAAATATACAGATTGGCCCTTTCTGCAAACAGTTCAATGAACACACAAAGGACTACAAACCTGGAATTCCCTTGCCTACGGTTATAACCTTAAAT CCTGACCGAAGTGTCACAATACAGACAAACAAGCCTCCAGTCTCCTACTATCTCCGGCAGGCAGCAGGCTGTCGCAAAGGAGCAATAGAAT cCCATGAAGTGGCTGGTATAGTAACATTAAAGCATGTGTACGAGATAGCCAAGATTAAATCAGCGGATTCGTGTAACAGAGGGAAGACTTTAGAAGAAGTGTGTCAGTCTGTAATAGGAACAGCCCATTCAATTGGAATCAAAGTAGAACGCAGTCTGGACCCAAAGGAATATCAGGAATTCCTGAGAAATCGTGAAGTTAAATTGGCTGAACATGAGCAAAAGCTGGAAGAAATAAGACAATCCAAGATGCTAAGATTGTGA
- the LOC127874582 gene encoding 39S ribosomal protein L11, mitochondrial-like isoform X2: MNLIKRNIQIGPFCKQFNEHTKDYKPGIPLPTVITLNPDRSVTIQTNKPPVSYYLRQAAGCRKGAIESHEVAGIVTLKHVYEIAKIKSADSCNRGKTLEEVCQSVIGTAHSIGIKVERSLDPKEYQEFLRNREVKLAEHEQKLEEIRQSKMLRL, translated from the exons ATGAATTTAATCAAG AGAAATATACAGATTGGCCCTTTCTGCAAACAGTTCAATGAACACACAAAGGACTACAAACCTGGAATTCCCTTGCCTACGGTTATAACCTTAAAT CCTGACCGAAGTGTCACAATACAGACAAACAAGCCTCCAGTCTCCTACTATCTCCGGCAGGCAGCAGGCTGTCGCAAAGGAGCAATAGAAT cCCATGAAGTGGCTGGTATAGTAACATTAAAGCATGTGTACGAGATAGCCAAGATTAAATCAGCGGATTCGTGTAACAGAGGGAAGACTTTAGAAGAAGTGTGTCAGTCTGTAATAGGAACAGCCCATTCAATTGGAATCAAAGTAGAACGCAGTCTGGACCCAAAGGAATATCAGGAATTCCTGAGAAATCGTGAAGTTAAATTGGCTGAACATGAGCAAAAGCTGGAAGAAATAAGACAATCCAAGATGCTAAGATTGTGA
- the LOC127872303 gene encoding rho GTPase-activating protein gacK-like, producing the protein MAFNHRSLPFPPSPSQAPPPTPPLPPSPPLSLLTSSITTTTITTTIAPYTTITTITIIITTTITLTITTITTTVTITITNTIIITTTTITTIITIFPTITTFTITTTITITALIFTTVITNTIISITTITPQPSPSPSPPLSLT; encoded by the exons ATGGCCTTCAATCATAGAT CATTACCATttccaccatcaccatcacaagcaccaccaccaacaccaccattaCCGCCATCCCCACCACTATCACTCCTCACCTCttccatcaccaccacaaccatcacaaccaccatcgCTCCctacaccaccatcaccaccattaccATTATTATCACGACTACAATCACTTTAACCATcactaccatcaccaccaccgtTACCATCACCAtaaccaacaccatcatcatcaccaccacaaccataaCCACCATTATCACCATCTTCCCCACCATCACCACCTTCACaattaccaccaccatcaccattacCGCCCTCATCTTCACCACCGtcatcacaaacaccatcatatCCATCACCACTATCACACCACAACCATCAccttcaccatcaccaccattatcACTAACAtaa